A stretch of Bombus huntii isolate Logan2020A chromosome 7, iyBomHunt1.1, whole genome shotgun sequence DNA encodes these proteins:
- the LOC126867750 gene encoding polyphosphoinositide phosphatase isoform X2 — protein sequence MDEKIISTVVFHPIISSIQKIALYETKSRFYLMGSNNTLTRFRVLKIDRMEPKELVVVDDKREYTQDEIKDLVNMIDMGNRTRTGQRSNIGGVAKIVSAFGIVGFVRFLEGYYIILVTKRRRVAVIGHHTIYKIEDTSMIYIPNDTIRVFHPDEQRYVKMFQSIDLSSNFYFSYSYDLTHTLQNNMTPPKHIKPDIFNTNNSDSNQAGNSDTEDAEDFFNIWASKKNYWNNSGTEKYIDYGVRSNPHRRFVWNSHLLKPVEKDLHRDWILYVTHGFIGQSNVSIFGRSMYITIIARRSNKYAGTRFLKRGANFDGDVANEVETEQIVHDSGVSSLSKGRFSSFVQMRGSVPGHWSQDVSKMVPKPTITCDLADPYVETAGAHFNQLLRRYGSPIIILNLVKKREKKKHESTLSEELYVAVKYLNQFLSPEHHIQYIRFDMARMNKRKKFNVMARLANIAHNAVLKTGIFQSQNPYYSQRNLFSPQSNCNKKSHKTNSNTISSFNTYGVQNYTNIYIEDNLSVSCSTDFKFTRENKYNELHYIENKVRQCFGKRGTLQTGIIRTNCVDCLDRTNTAQFAIGKCALGFQLCALGVLESPKLEFDSDCVRMLEELYEDHGDTLALQYGGSQLVHRIKTYRKTAPWTSQGNDIMQTLSRYYSNTFSDQEKQHTINLFLGLFIPEEGKPPIWELLTDYYLHHKPACHYSRRTKALTQWWDTTVLKCLPYALNEITKTCSEIIQVQNSTEEMIDVYYDYHRPYELSLLSEVYAYKISHSVRDFMPHFTTSFSPFAVRIRPGRRREETGNKNLNMKNPSMTGQSSTSSTTSSASSSDDSSSDEYENHQHTNDSQFVMSKESSEFTSFELLFPSMREVYGTQPQYPKRNDVILYKRFALIGRNATYSSDYTKLRLKLSQQVSFPEVATTVVQVPVVKKSSISIYEQYVKRAEVGGSVPSTNDIILYENYVKQQLPKRLIYSN from the exons ATGGATGAAAAGATTATTTCAACTGTAGTATTTCATCCTATTATTTCTTCAATACAAAAAATTGCCCTTTATGAAACAAAATCT AGATTTTATTTAATGGGTTCAAATAATACTTTAACACGTTTCCGTGTATTAAAAATAGACCGTATGGAACCGAAAGAATTAGTTGTTGTAGATGATAAAAGAGAATATACTCAAGATGAAATAAAGGACCTTGTAAATATGATAGACATGGGTAATCGTACACGTACTGGGCAAAGAAGTAATATTGGAGGAGTTGCCAAAATTGTTTCGGCTTTTGGAATTGTTG GTTTTGTACGTTTCTTAGAAGGATACTATATAATTCTTGTTACTAAACGACGTAGAGTGGCTGTAATTGGGCATCatacaatatacaaaataGAAGACACTTCAATGATTTATATTCCAAATGATACTATTCGTGTTTTTCATCCTGATGAACAAAGATATGTGAAGATGTTTCAAAGCATAGATCTTAGTAGTAATTTCTACTTCAGTTATTCTTATGACCTAACACATactttacaaaataatatgaCTCCACCAAAACATATCAAAcctgatatttttaatacaaataacTCGGATTCAAATCAAGCAGGGAATAGCGATACTGAAGATGCAGAAGACTTTTTCAATATTTGGGCatctaaaaaaaattattggaaTAATAG TGGtacagaaaaatatatcgattATGGTGTGCGAAGTAATCCGCACCGTCGATTTGTGTGGAATTCGCATTTATTGAAACCAGTAGAAAAGGACTTGCATCGTGACTGGATTTTATATGTTACACATGGTTTTATTGGTCAATCAAATGTTAGTATTTTTGGAAGATCTATGTATATAACTATTATAGCTAGAAGGAGTAATAAGTATGCAGGTACCAGGTTTTTAAAACGTGGAGCAAATTTTGAT GGAGATGTTGCAAATGAAGTAGAAACAGAACAAATTGTACATGATTCTGGAGTGAGTTCTTTAAGTAAGGGCCGTTTTAGTTCTTTTGTACAAATGCGTGGATCAGTTCCTGGACATTGGAGTCAGGATGTTAGTAAAATGGTTCCTAAACCTACTATCACTTGTGATTTGGCTGATCCTTATGTAGAAACAGCAG GTGCACATTTTAATCAGCTTTTAAGAAGATATGGTTCTCCAATTATAATTCTCAATCTTGTTAAAAAacgtgaaaaaaagaaacatgaAAGTACATTGAGTGAAGAATTATACGTGgctgttaaatatttaaaccAATTTCTATCTCCAGAACATCATATTCAATACATAAGGTTTGACATGGCTCGAATGAACAAAAG aaaAAAGTTTAATGTTATGGCACGATTGGCAAATATAGCACATAATGCAGTTTTGAAAACTGGTATTTTTCAATCACAAAATCCATATTACAGTCAAAGGAATTTATTTTCTCCTCAGTCtaattgcaataaaaaatctCATAAAACAAATTCAAACACGATTTCTTCATTCAATACATATGGCGTtcaaaattatacaaatatttacattgAAGATAATCTATCTGTCAGCTGTAGTACCGATTTTAAATTTACCAGAGAAAATAAGTATAatgaattacattatatagaaAACAAAGTAAGACAATGCTTCGGTAAAAGGGGTACATTACAAACTGGTATTATTAGAACAAATTGTGTTGATTGTTTAGATCGTACGAACACAGCACAATTTGCGATAGGAAAATGTGCTTTGGGATTCCAATTGTGTGCTTTAGGAGTATTAGAATCTCCTAAATTAGAATTTGACTCTGATTGTGTAAGAATGTTAGAAGAATTATATGAGGATCACGGCGATACATTAGCATTACAATATGGTGGCTCTCAGTTGGTGCACAGAataaaaacttacag AAAAACTGCACCATGGACAAGTCAGGGTAATGATATTATGCAAACTCTCAGTAGATATTATAGTAACACATTTAGCGATCAAGAAAAACAACatacaattaatttatttttag gTTTATTTATACCTGAAGAAGGAAAGCCTCCTATTTGGGAACTTCTAACAGATTACTATCTTCATCACAAACCCGCTTGTCATTACTCCCGTAGAACAAAAGCTTTAACGCAGTGGTGGGATACTACTGTATTAAAATGTCTACCATATGcattaaatgaaataacaaaAACATGTTCAGAAATAATACAAGTTCAAAATTCAACTGAGGAAATGATTGATGTTTATTACGATTACCATAG gcCATACGAACTGTCTTTACTTTCCGAAGTTTACGCGTATAAGATTAGTCATTCTGTTAGAGATTTCATGCCGCATTTTACAACCAGTTTTAGTCCATTTGCAGTACGAATACGACCAGGTAGAAGAAGGGAAGAAACtggtaataaaaatttaaatatgaagAATCCTTCAATGACTGGGCAAAGTAGTACCAGTAGCACAACATCGAGTGCAAG CTCTAGCGATGATTCAAGTTCCGACGAATATGAGAATCATCAACATACTAATGATTCTCAATTCGTAATGTCAAAAGAAAGTTCGGAATTCACATcttttgaattattatttccGTCTATGAGAGAAGTGTATGGTACTCAACCTCAATATCCTAAAAGGAATGATGTCATATTATATAAAAG atttGCATTAATTGGACGCAATGCGACATATTCCTCGGATTACACGAAACTGCGTT
- the LOC126867753 gene encoding uncharacterized protein LOC126867753 has translation MSFHQFNAFTGRLKQSTQLQALYPLSPRPLEKVEPIKMMFDSVKTKPVSTSLSGKQNYSTVPAKLKKLQQEWQVDLTKPTYLLRGRSDNMIVAGLSAVTAICFVANMYYLLELRKKF, from the exons ATGTCGTTCCATCAATTCAATGCATTTACTGGTCGTTTAAAACAATCGACACAATTACAAGCTCTTTATCCATTA TCCCCAAGACCATTAGAAAAAGTAGAACCAATAAAAATGATGTTTGATTCTGTCAAAACTAAGCCAGTATCTACTTCATTATCTGGCAAACAGAATTATTCTACAGTACCTGCAAAATTAAAGAAGCTCCAACAGGAATGGCag GTTGACTTAACAAAACCTACATACCTTCTACGAGGTAGATCGGATAACATGATTGTTGCAGGACTTTCTGCAGTTACTGCAATTTGTTTTGTCGCTAATATGTACTACTTATTAGAGCTCAGGAAGAAATTTTAA
- the LOC126867750 gene encoding polyphosphoinositide phosphatase isoform X1, which yields MDEKIISTVVFHPIISSIQKIALYETKSRFYLMGSNNTLTRFRVLKIDRMEPKELVVVDDKREYTQDEIKDLVNMIDMGNRTRTGQRSNIGGVAKIVSAFGIVGNIHKESTSDNGVSEESEHQECQKPLHKPTQTKFTWKTMWQRETFPRLVPAFGLLGFVRFLEGYYIILVTKRRRVAVIGHHTIYKIEDTSMIYIPNDTIRVFHPDEQRYVKMFQSIDLSSNFYFSYSYDLTHTLQNNMTPPKHIKPDIFNTNNSDSNQAGNSDTEDAEDFFNIWASKKNYWNNSGTEKYIDYGVRSNPHRRFVWNSHLLKPVEKDLHRDWILYVTHGFIGQSNVSIFGRSMYITIIARRSNKYAGTRFLKRGANFDGDVANEVETEQIVHDSGVSSLSKGRFSSFVQMRGSVPGHWSQDVSKMVPKPTITCDLADPYVETAGAHFNQLLRRYGSPIIILNLVKKREKKKHESTLSEELYVAVKYLNQFLSPEHHIQYIRFDMARMNKRKKFNVMARLANIAHNAVLKTGIFQSQNPYYSQRNLFSPQSNCNKKSHKTNSNTISSFNTYGVQNYTNIYIEDNLSVSCSTDFKFTRENKYNELHYIENKVRQCFGKRGTLQTGIIRTNCVDCLDRTNTAQFAIGKCALGFQLCALGVLESPKLEFDSDCVRMLEELYEDHGDTLALQYGGSQLVHRIKTYRKTAPWTSQGNDIMQTLSRYYSNTFSDQEKQHTINLFLGLFIPEEGKPPIWELLTDYYLHHKPACHYSRRTKALTQWWDTTVLKCLPYALNEITKTCSEIIQVQNSTEEMIDVYYDYHRPYELSLLSEVYAYKISHSVRDFMPHFTTSFSPFAVRIRPGRRREETGNKNLNMKNPSMTGQSSTSSTTSSASSSDDSSSDEYENHQHTNDSQFVMSKESSEFTSFELLFPSMREVYGTQPQYPKRNDVILYKRFALIGRNATYSSDYTKLRLKLSQQVSFPEVATTVVQVPVVKKSSISIYEQYVKRAEVGGSVPSTNDIILYENYVKQQLPKRLIYSN from the exons ATGGATGAAAAGATTATTTCAACTGTAGTATTTCATCCTATTATTTCTTCAATACAAAAAATTGCCCTTTATGAAACAAAATCT AGATTTTATTTAATGGGTTCAAATAATACTTTAACACGTTTCCGTGTATTAAAAATAGACCGTATGGAACCGAAAGAATTAGTTGTTGTAGATGATAAAAGAGAATATACTCAAGATGAAATAAAGGACCTTGTAAATATGATAGACATGGGTAATCGTACACGTACTGGGCAAAGAAGTAATATTGGAGGAGTTGCCAAAATTGTTTCGGCTTTTGGAATTGTTG GCAACATTCACAAAGAATCTACATCTGACAATGGTGTATCAGAAGAATCTGAACACCAAGAATGTCAGAAACCATTGCACAAACCAACTCAAACTAAATTCACCTGGAAAACAATGTGGCAGAGAGAAACTTTCCCTCGACTAGTACCAGCTTTTGGTCTTCTTG GTTTTGTACGTTTCTTAGAAGGATACTATATAATTCTTGTTACTAAACGACGTAGAGTGGCTGTAATTGGGCATCatacaatatacaaaataGAAGACACTTCAATGATTTATATTCCAAATGATACTATTCGTGTTTTTCATCCTGATGAACAAAGATATGTGAAGATGTTTCAAAGCATAGATCTTAGTAGTAATTTCTACTTCAGTTATTCTTATGACCTAACACATactttacaaaataatatgaCTCCACCAAAACATATCAAAcctgatatttttaatacaaataacTCGGATTCAAATCAAGCAGGGAATAGCGATACTGAAGATGCAGAAGACTTTTTCAATATTTGGGCatctaaaaaaaattattggaaTAATAG TGGtacagaaaaatatatcgattATGGTGTGCGAAGTAATCCGCACCGTCGATTTGTGTGGAATTCGCATTTATTGAAACCAGTAGAAAAGGACTTGCATCGTGACTGGATTTTATATGTTACACATGGTTTTATTGGTCAATCAAATGTTAGTATTTTTGGAAGATCTATGTATATAACTATTATAGCTAGAAGGAGTAATAAGTATGCAGGTACCAGGTTTTTAAAACGTGGAGCAAATTTTGAT GGAGATGTTGCAAATGAAGTAGAAACAGAACAAATTGTACATGATTCTGGAGTGAGTTCTTTAAGTAAGGGCCGTTTTAGTTCTTTTGTACAAATGCGTGGATCAGTTCCTGGACATTGGAGTCAGGATGTTAGTAAAATGGTTCCTAAACCTACTATCACTTGTGATTTGGCTGATCCTTATGTAGAAACAGCAG GTGCACATTTTAATCAGCTTTTAAGAAGATATGGTTCTCCAATTATAATTCTCAATCTTGTTAAAAAacgtgaaaaaaagaaacatgaAAGTACATTGAGTGAAGAATTATACGTGgctgttaaatatttaaaccAATTTCTATCTCCAGAACATCATATTCAATACATAAGGTTTGACATGGCTCGAATGAACAAAAG aaaAAAGTTTAATGTTATGGCACGATTGGCAAATATAGCACATAATGCAGTTTTGAAAACTGGTATTTTTCAATCACAAAATCCATATTACAGTCAAAGGAATTTATTTTCTCCTCAGTCtaattgcaataaaaaatctCATAAAACAAATTCAAACACGATTTCTTCATTCAATACATATGGCGTtcaaaattatacaaatatttacattgAAGATAATCTATCTGTCAGCTGTAGTACCGATTTTAAATTTACCAGAGAAAATAAGTATAatgaattacattatatagaaAACAAAGTAAGACAATGCTTCGGTAAAAGGGGTACATTACAAACTGGTATTATTAGAACAAATTGTGTTGATTGTTTAGATCGTACGAACACAGCACAATTTGCGATAGGAAAATGTGCTTTGGGATTCCAATTGTGTGCTTTAGGAGTATTAGAATCTCCTAAATTAGAATTTGACTCTGATTGTGTAAGAATGTTAGAAGAATTATATGAGGATCACGGCGATACATTAGCATTACAATATGGTGGCTCTCAGTTGGTGCACAGAataaaaacttacag AAAAACTGCACCATGGACAAGTCAGGGTAATGATATTATGCAAACTCTCAGTAGATATTATAGTAACACATTTAGCGATCAAGAAAAACAACatacaattaatttatttttag gTTTATTTATACCTGAAGAAGGAAAGCCTCCTATTTGGGAACTTCTAACAGATTACTATCTTCATCACAAACCCGCTTGTCATTACTCCCGTAGAACAAAAGCTTTAACGCAGTGGTGGGATACTACTGTATTAAAATGTCTACCATATGcattaaatgaaataacaaaAACATGTTCAGAAATAATACAAGTTCAAAATTCAACTGAGGAAATGATTGATGTTTATTACGATTACCATAG gcCATACGAACTGTCTTTACTTTCCGAAGTTTACGCGTATAAGATTAGTCATTCTGTTAGAGATTTCATGCCGCATTTTACAACCAGTTTTAGTCCATTTGCAGTACGAATACGACCAGGTAGAAGAAGGGAAGAAACtggtaataaaaatttaaatatgaagAATCCTTCAATGACTGGGCAAAGTAGTACCAGTAGCACAACATCGAGTGCAAG CTCTAGCGATGATTCAAGTTCCGACGAATATGAGAATCATCAACATACTAATGATTCTCAATTCGTAATGTCAAAAGAAAGTTCGGAATTCACATcttttgaattattatttccGTCTATGAGAGAAGTGTATGGTACTCAACCTCAATATCCTAAAAGGAATGATGTCATATTATATAAAAG atttGCATTAATTGGACGCAATGCGACATATTCCTCGGATTACACGAAACTGCGTT